One genomic window of Deinococcus aerophilus includes the following:
- a CDS encoding ABC transporter permease, with translation MTRRLPFSLLLPALLTMLGVLVPLSYLGLRALGADAGELREIVFRSRNLVLAGNTLLLSASVLLTTSLVALPLAFLAARSDLRPRRLLTLLGVLPLAIPGYVGAYALIAAGGAGGAVDTLIGWRMPVPGGFWGALLVLTLFTFPYLFLNLHAALRTQDPALEDAARLLGRNRWQTFWGVTVPHLRPAWLSGGLLIGLHTLGDFSVVSLMRYPTFSAAIYQQYTAAYDRVYSAWLALGLLLLTGAVLWLEGRFMRGVFLSRTSPGGARRPGTVRLGRLRPLAWVFVTLLAAVSLVLPLGTMLYWLGLEGSPWLWTEVLDALRSALGAAALAAITTTALALPLAVIGSRFQGRWPRLIERIAYLGYATPPLAFALALIFFVLRVTPALYQTLPLLIIAYTLHFVAEAIGPVRSGLVRATPRLEEAARVLGVTRSGALRRVTLPLLAPGLLVSAAFVFLSVLKELPLTLLLSPIGFETLARNVWSYTEEAQYASAAPYALTLAAIGGLLTLLILRRDRE, from the coding sequence ATGACCCGAAGACTTCCCTTCTCCCTGTTGCTGCCCGCCCTGCTGACCATGCTGGGGGTTCTGGTGCCGCTGTCTTATCTGGGTCTGCGCGCACTGGGGGCCGATGCCGGGGAACTGCGTGAAATCGTCTTTCGTTCCCGGAATCTGGTCCTGGCGGGCAACACCCTGCTGCTGAGCGCCTCGGTCCTGCTGACCACCTCGTTGGTGGCGTTGCCGCTGGCCTTTCTGGCGGCCCGCAGTGACCTGCGCCCCCGCCGGCTGCTGACGCTGCTGGGCGTGCTGCCGCTGGCGATTCCGGGCTATGTGGGGGCCTACGCCCTGATTGCGGCGGGCGGGGCGGGCGGGGCGGTGGACACGCTGATCGGCTGGCGGATGCCGGTGCCGGGCGGCTTCTGGGGAGCGCTGCTTGTCCTGACCCTGTTTACCTTTCCGTACCTGTTTCTGAACCTGCACGCGGCCCTGCGTACCCAGGACCCGGCGCTGGAGGACGCAGCCCGGCTGCTGGGGCGCAACCGCTGGCAGACCTTCTGGGGGGTGACCGTGCCGCACCTGCGCCCGGCGTGGCTGTCGGGCGGCCTGCTGATTGGCCTGCATACGCTGGGAGATTTCAGCGTGGTGAGCCTGATGCGCTACCCGACTTTCAGTGCGGCGATCTACCAGCAGTACACGGCGGCCTATGACCGGGTGTACTCCGCGTGGCTGGCACTGGGATTGCTGCTGCTGACGGGAGCCGTGCTGTGGCTGGAGGGCCGGTTCATGCGCGGCGTGTTTCTCTCGCGGACCTCGCCCGGCGGAGCGAGGCGGCCCGGCACCGTCCGGCTGGGTCGCCTTCGTCCCCTGGCGTGGGTGTTCGTGACCCTGCTCGCGGCCGTATCGCTGGTCCTGCCGCTGGGAACCATGCTGTACTGGCTGGGTCTGGAGGGCAGTCCGTGGCTGTGGACAGAGGTGCTGGACGCCCTGCGTTCGGCGCTGGGAGCGGCGGCGCTCGCGGCCATCACGACGACCGCACTGGCCCTGCCGCTGGCCGTGATTGGCAGCCGGTTCCAGGGGCGCTGGCCGCGGCTGATCGAGCGCATTGCCTATCTGGGATATGCCACGCCGCCGCTGGCCTTCGCCCTGGCCCTGATCTTCTTCGTGTTGCGGGTCACGCCGGCGCTGTACCAGACCCTGCCGCTGCTGATCATCGCGTACACCCTGCACTTTGTCGCCGAGGCCATCGGCCCGGTTCGCAGCGGGCTGGTGCGGGCCACTCCCCGGCTGGAAGAGGCCGCCCGCGTGCTGGGCGTTACCCGCAGCGGGGCGCTGCGCCGGGTCACGCTGCCCCTGCTGGCGCCGGGCCTGCTGGTCAGCGCCGCTTTCGTGTTTCTGAGTGTGCTCAAGGAATTGCCGCTGACCCTGCTGCTCTCGCCCATTGGTTTTGAAACCCTGGCCCGCAATGTCTGGTCCTACACCGAGGAGGCCCAGTATGCCAGCGCCGCTCCCTACGCGCTGACCCTGGCCGCCATCGGAGGCCTCCTGACCCTGCTGATTCTCAGGCGGGACCGGGAATGA
- a CDS encoding extracellular solute-binding protein — MRNVILATTALVLTGTALGQSGQTLTVYSGRAKTFVEPLVQQFEKQTGIKVNVRYGSDAQLVAALREEGNRSPADVFWGNSVGALGELASEGRFVKLGTSLTRNVAGDYLPADRSWLPTTVRFRTLAYNTDKIKPEQLPDSVLDLPKMTALKGRIGWTVAYPSFQDFLAGMIAQHGEATTRQWLEGMKALQPRDYKTSNVGMLEAMRSGEIDVALTNHYYIQRVNRLSYPIDTYFFKNGDIGNLGNATGAAILKSSKNTATASRFLSSLVGKDAQTFFLSVNFEYPVIGNILQPTTMRPFSEVTKRSPKLDPTALPKNIEKAQKLLRDAGLL; from the coding sequence ATGCGAAACGTGATTCTTGCCACCACCGCCCTTGTTCTGACCGGCACGGCCCTGGGCCAGTCGGGGCAAACGCTGACGGTGTATTCGGGCCGGGCCAAGACCTTTGTGGAACCGCTGGTTCAGCAGTTTGAAAAGCAGACGGGCATCAAGGTCAACGTGCGCTATGGCAGCGACGCCCAGTTGGTCGCCGCCCTGCGTGAGGAGGGCAACCGCAGTCCCGCCGACGTGTTCTGGGGCAACTCGGTGGGCGCACTGGGCGAACTGGCGAGCGAGGGCCGCTTCGTCAAGCTGGGCACGTCGCTGACCCGCAACGTGGCGGGCGACTATCTGCCGGCAGACCGCTCGTGGCTGCCCACCACCGTCCGGTTCCGCACCCTGGCCTACAACACCGACAAGATCAAGCCCGAACAGCTTCCGGACAGCGTGCTGGACCTGCCCAAGATGACTGCGCTCAAGGGCCGCATCGGCTGGACGGTCGCGTACCCCAGCTTTCAGGACTTTCTGGCGGGCATGATCGCCCAGCACGGGGAGGCGACCACCCGGCAGTGGCTCGAGGGCATGAAGGCGCTGCAGCCCAGGGATTACAAGACGAGCAACGTGGGGATGCTCGAAGCCATGCGCTCCGGCGAGATCGATGTGGCCCTGACGAACCACTACTACATCCAGCGCGTGAACCGTCTGAGCTACCCCATCGACACCTACTTTTTCAAGAACGGCGACATCGGGAACCTGGGCAACGCGACCGGCGCGGCCATTCTGAAGAGCAGCAAGAACACGGCCACGGCTTCCCGCTTCCTGAGCAGCCTGGTGGGCAAGGACGCGCAGACCTTCTTCCTGAGCGTTAACTTCGAGTACCCGGTGATCGGCAACATCCTACAGCCCACCACCATGCGCCCGTTCAGCGAGGTCACCAAGCGCAGCCCCAAGCTGGATCCCACGGCCCTGCCCAAGAACATCGAGAAGGCCCAGAAGCTGCTGCGCGACGCTGGACTGCTGTAA
- a CDS encoding D-alanine--D-alanine ligase family protein — MKKRILLLAGGQSGEHEVSLSSARSVLNALPRDQFDVTPVAISKQGRWLPPTETRQALESGAAVSGGDLVLHRVASAEGYDAVFPLLHGPMGEDGTIQGLLTLAGIPFVGSGVLGSAVSMDKVMTKQVLASAGIPQVEWRLAVRREWHGDPESVRARAAELGYPLFVKPANLGSSVGISKVRGPEELDAALTLAFGLDRRVILEAMTAHKPRELEVGVLGNDAPIASPVGELRFASEFYDYETKYTEGRAEVHIPAPIPTEVAERVREGALQAFRALDCAGLARVDFFYVEETGELLLNEVNTMPGFTQTSMYPKLFEASGLGYSELVTRLVELALDER, encoded by the coding sequence GTGAAGAAGCGCATTCTGCTGCTGGCGGGCGGCCAGTCCGGGGAACATGAGGTCAGCTTGAGCAGTGCCCGCAGCGTTCTGAATGCCCTGCCGCGCGACCAGTTCGACGTGACGCCGGTGGCGATCAGCAAGCAGGGGCGCTGGCTGCCGCCCACCGAGACGCGGCAGGCCCTGGAGTCGGGGGCGGCGGTCTCCGGCGGCGATCTGGTGCTGCACCGGGTGGCCAGCGCCGAGGGTTACGACGCCGTGTTTCCCCTGCTGCACGGACCGATGGGCGAGGACGGCACCATCCAGGGGCTGCTGACCCTGGCGGGCATTCCGTTTGTGGGCAGCGGCGTGCTGGGCTCGGCGGTGAGCATGGACAAGGTGATGACCAAACAGGTGCTCGCCTCCGCGGGCATCCCGCAGGTGGAGTGGCGGCTGGCTGTGCGCCGCGAGTGGCACGGCGACCCGGAGAGTGTGCGGGCGCGTGCCGCAGAGCTGGGCTACCCCCTGTTCGTCAAGCCGGCCAACCTGGGCTCCAGCGTGGGCATCAGCAAGGTGCGCGGCCCCGAGGAGCTGGACGCGGCCCTGACGCTGGCCTTCGGCCTGGACCGCCGCGTGATTCTGGAAGCCATGACCGCCCACAAACCCCGCGAACTGGAAGTCGGCGTGCTGGGCAACGACGCGCCCATCGCCAGCCCGGTGGGAGAGCTGCGCTTTGCCTCCGAGTTCTACGACTACGAGACCAAGTACACCGAGGGCCGCGCCGAGGTCCACATTCCCGCGCCCATCCCGACCGAGGTGGCCGAACGGGTACGTGAGGGCGCCCTGCAGGCTTTCCGGGCGCTGGACTGCGCCGGCCTGGCGCGGGTGGACTTCTTCTACGTGGAAGAGACGGGAGAGTTGCTGCTCAACGAGGTGAACACCATGCCCGGGTTTACCCAGACCAGCATGTATCCCAAGCTGTTCGAGGCGTCGGGGCTGGGCTACAGCGAACTCGTCACGCGGCTGGTGGAACTCGCCCTGGATGAGCGCTAG